Within the Salinibacterium sp. TMP30 genome, the region CAGAAAAGCCGCGATCGGACGCAAGTGTGGTCTCCGCCAGCACCTCCGAAAGGCGGGTTAGCCCGGCATCCAACACCGCAATATCGGATGCCGATGCACCCTTCTGTGGCCCAAATACGTGGGCTGCGCCATCAGTTCCGGTCAGCGGGTTGGTCACATCAACGGCGACGCGCCATTTCGTCTCCAGTGCGCCAACAATCAGTGCGCTGAGGTCAATCGTTGCGAGGGACGTGAGCTCTCCGCCGCCCGGCGCCAGTTCACCACCGTCGGAGTCGAGAAATTGCACGCCGAGAGCACGCAGGAGCCCTGTTCCACCGTCGGTACTCGCTGAGCCGCCAAGAAAGAGGGTTATCTCGCGAGCACCGCGCTCGATTACGCTAGCCGCAACGACCCCGACACCGTAGCTGTCTGCTCGTAACGGCTGCAGCGGAACATCGGAAACGTGGGGGAGTCCGTTTGCTTGGGCAGCCTCGATGACCGCCCGTTGGCCTTCGAGATCGAAGCCGTAATGGGCGTCGCGCTTACGCCCCAGTGCGTCGATCGTCGCCATTGACAACGCAGGCTGCAACCACGCGGCAAGCACTGCTTCGAGAGAACCCTCGCCGCCGTCTGCCATGGGGAATGTCAGCACAGTGGCGGTGTCGGGTAGCACTTCTCGGGCACCACGCTCAAGGGCGGCAGCGGCATCCGCAGCGCTGAGGCTGCCCTTGTAGGAATCGGGGGCGATCACGATCATGGGGCTGTGGATGTCTGGCATGTTTCGACCCTAGCGCGAGCGAGACTCCTACTCGGCCCGCCAGTAGAACCAGCGGGCAGGAAAAAAGGGGCCGCCCGAAGGCGACCCCTTTTCGTAGATTACGGTGCTACTAACACCGCGGTTTCACACAGTATTAGCTGGTGAGACCGTCTACGTAGTCCTGGTTCGCTGCCATCCAGTCGGCAACGATGGGCTCGTAGTCGGTTCCCTCGTACTCGTTGTACATGACGTTTTCGAGCGAGTAGAGCAGCTCGGAGTCCATCTTGAAGTCAGAGATCCAGTTCGTGATTTCTGGCATGTCGTCGCTCAGGGTGTCGCGTGCGAAGGAGTGAATTCCCTCTGCGTCTCCGAGAGTTCCCTCGGGGTCAGCAAGGTCCTTGATGGGGAATGCATCATAGGCCCAGTGCGGACGCCAGAGTGTTACCGCAATGTTCTCGCCGTTGTCGAGTGCTGCCTGAAGTTCAGCAAGCATCGCGGGGGTCGACGAGGTCAGGAGCTCCATGCCGTCAAGACCATAGGTAGGCATGGTCTTGGTCATGACCGCTTCGGTGAGACCAGCGCCCGGCTCGATACCGACGATGCGGTTGCCGAACGTGTCAGCGTTAGCCGCGAGCTCTTCGAGCGAGTCGATGGGAGCATCTTCGTTCACAGCGACGGTGAGGCCAGCCTCGGTGTTCCATGCGCCGAGATCCTCGATCGTGGCGCCGTACTCTTCCATGAGACTTGCGTGAGTGACAGGAAGCCATCCGTCAAGCGCGAGGTCATAGTCACCGGTGCTGAGTCCCGAGAAGATCGGGGTAACGTCAGCGTATTCCAGCTCGACGTTGTAGCCCTTATCTTCAAGGATTGCCTTCCAAAGGAACGAAACTGCTTCGCCCTCGGGCCATCCGTTGAATACGGCGATGGT harbors:
- a CDS encoding glycerate kinase, translated to MPDIHSPMIVIAPDSYKGSLSAADAAAALERGAREVLPDTATVLTFPMADGGEGSLEAVLAAWLQPALSMATIDALGRKRDAHYGFDLEGQRAVIEAAQANGLPHVSDVPLQPLRADSYGVGVVAASVIERGAREITLFLGGSASTDGGTGLLRALGVQFLDSDGGELAPGGGELTSLATIDLSALIVGALETKWRVAVDVTNPLTGTDGAAHVFGPQKGASASDIAVLDAGLTRLSEVLAETTLASDRGFSAAGIAALPGMGAAGGIAAGLVALFGAELVPGAQVVADAIGLSEMIARADVILTGEGRLDQQSLAGKVVDYLRGAKGSETWLAVVAAVIHLTPEECSAAGIDLALPLGSGIENRKELVKYAAELLEARGAHAVSEWLDLNEVL
- a CDS encoding glycine betaine ABC transporter substrate-binding protein; protein product: MKKQTRAAFAIGAATLLGLSACAAGGDDTAAGDGATENKDLTIAVFNGWPEGEAVSFLWKAILEDKGYNVELEYADVTPIFSGLSTGDYDLALDGWLPVTHASLMEEYGATIEDLGAWNTEAGLTVAVNEDAPIDSLEELAANADTFGNRIVGIEPGAGLTEAVMTKTMPTYGLDGMELLTSSTPAMLAELQAALDNGENIAVTLWRPHWAYDAFPIKDLADPEGTLGDAEGIHSFARDTLSDDMPEITNWISDFKMDSELLYSLENVMYNEYEGTDYEPIVADWMAANQDYVDGLTS